CAAGGAGGTGATCGGGGCCCTGGGCGGGTCTTTGACCTTCCACAGCCACAACACAGATGGAAATGCAGCAttctggaattttgggaatgtgtggcagagagaatagggacaggcgaTCGAAGATTTCAggctgtcacggaaacctgatagggcctccctcacctgaTTCCCCAGAGATAAGAGATAGCCGCAGGACAAAAGGCCAAGAATGTAATCCccccaagaatgttgtaacTAACACGGCCTCTGCCCAGTCcccttactaaccatataaggtaaaagtcagaccccgaaggtaggggaaggaccaagggtatatataccgaggagaaaaccaataaagggcctttggaccgtctatcacattgatgtctgcgtgtccttagcccgaGCGGCCAAAAGCATTGGGCCGTCGTGCTGCGTTTCCTTGGAACCAGGTCGTTACGCCTTGCCTGCAAGGCAACAGGAATGATCACATAGTGAGTGTGGCATTTGAGGACCCTCCTAGACCCCTATTTTCTAAAGACAAATTCAAAACCCATTTTGCTCTCTCTGAGAACAGCCGCGCgctcagcatctcccagctgAGGATGGAGGATGCCGGGACCTACTCTGTAACCATTGATACAAAAAGATCCACTTTCACCCTTCAGCTGTTCGGTATGTGCCTTTAGTGCTGTTTTGGGGAGTTCTGAAATAAAAGAGAGGTTTCTGACATCCCGGTGCccccaggagagctggcagagcccatGGTGACCTGCGAGGCCCAGAACTGCTCGGACgggagctgcagcttctccctgcGCTGCTCCACGCCCGGCGCCAGCCTCAGGAACGTCTCCTACAGCTGGAGGGTGCGGGATCAGCCGTGGGATGGGGACTCCGTGGTGCTGCGGGTGAACGAATCATCCCGGGAGGAGCCGGAGACGTTGACGTGCATGGCATGGAACCCCGTCAGCAGCAGGAGCTTCACCGTCACCATCCCCGGGGTGCTCTGCTCAGGTGAGAgctggggacaggtggggaaaGGTGGGATGGACCGATCCTGATCCCCTGAGAAACGTGGGAATGTTGGGGTTGGGATGGGCTGGTCCTGATTCCCTGAGAAACacgggaattttgggattt
This window of the Passer domesticus isolate bPasDom1 chromosome 32, bPasDom1.hap1, whole genome shotgun sequence genome carries:
- the LOC135288090 gene encoding SLAM family member 7-like, with protein sequence MWSELPLLDASFSSQTTSKALPSTLTLKSHKDTSSLFFLFLVLIFVCWCPKSSPFLDTHGHVLDPSSHHPHTPPPNHRALSISQLRMEDAGTYSVTIDTKRSTFTLQLFGELAEPMVTCEAQNCSDGSCSFSLRCSTPGASLRNVSYSWRVRDQPWDGDSVVLRVNESSREEPETLTCMAWNPVSSRSFTVTIPGVLCSGESWGQVGKGGMDRS